AAGCCCGCGGCGAGTTCGCCGTCGGCGACGGCGTTCGAGACGAGGAATTCGTCGGGATACTCGGAGATTCCCTGCTCCTGCATCCCCGTGAGCCAGTTCTTCGTCTGCTTCTTTCCACGGAGCAGCCGCATCGCCGTGACGAACGACTGGAAGGCTCCATAAGTGGGTGCCCAGCCCATCGATCCCTGCAACTGCTTGGAATCGGTGAACTTCTGTACCTTCTGCGGTACTTGCTTCGCCGAGAGCTTGTTCGTGTTGTAGGGCACGCTGCGCGCGCGCCCGGCGACACCAACCCACTGGTCGTTCGGATGGAATTCCTTGGGGACCGGCTTGACGACCTTCTTCGGGAGCTTCACGGTCGCATCATTGTCGGCGACGACGCCGAGCGCGCCGAGGTCCACCGCCCAGAAGACATCGGCCTTCGACGAGCCACTCTGGACCTCGGTGATGAGGGTGTTCGCGAGCTGTGAGGAGGAGGCCGTCCGGAGTTTCACGTCGAAGTTCGGGTACATCCGCTGGAGCAGATCCAGAAACTGGGTGTAGAGGCCGCCCTCGCCGCCGCCGAGGTAGATGCTGAGTTGGCCCGAGAGGTCGGGCAGGTCGTCGATGCGTGGTCCCTTGAGGGGTGGGCGGCTCTCGACGAGCGGCCCCGATCCCCTGAACGAGTTGATGCCGACCGATTCGTTCGCGCTTACGTTGCCGGTACCGGCCGAGCCGTTCGTCCTCCCAGAGGCGTTGCCGGTTGCGTTTCCGGTGCCGTTCGCCCCGCTCGCGTTGGAGCCGCCACCGCCGGACGAACAGCCGGCGACCAGCGCGCCCCCGGCCACGGCGGCCGACGAGCGGAGAAATCGTCTGCGTCCCAGCGGGGAGCCGTTCGCACTCTCGCGCCCATCCACCGTGGCGTCGTCGCCAGCGCGTCGCGTCATTGGATACTATGATTTAGGACAGCCTAAAAACTCTGTCGCTCCGAAGCCGGCCTACCCCTGTTTCGTCGCTTCGATGGTCTCGTGCATGCCCAGTTTGTAGTGGTCTTCGGTCTCACCCTCCTCCTCTTCGACGATGAGACAGGCGAGTTCGTACGTGCCGGGATCGAGTTTCGTCCGCAGTTTCTTGCTCGTTCCCTTGGCGATGTCGTCCACCTCGTCGAGTTTCTCGTAGGCACCGTCGTCGTTGCGCTGCCTGACGACCAGTTCGTGGACCTCGTGGCCCTCGTTGACGGCGTCGAACGTCACGTTCCCTGCCGGCACCGACTTCGCGTCGGGCTTGACCCGCCACTCCTTCAGAACGACGCGCACCTTCCGGTCGCCGGAACCACTCCCATTGGCACTTCCGTTGCTCCCACTCCCGTCGGTGCTGCTTCCGTTCGCACCGCTGTCGTTTCCACCGGTCTGTGCGCCGCCGGTACAGCCGGCGAGTCCGGCCGCCGCGACGAGGCTTGCTACACCACCCTTCAGCACCGTCCGTCGGTCGAAATCGTGTCCTTTCATTGTCGGTCGCCGGCCTTTTTAGGCTGGCCTAAAACGAGGTGATGGAGCGCGAGTGTTATACCTGCCGATTCAGTCGTCGGCGCTGGCGGCGGTCGGCACGGCGACCGAACCGGGTTCGAGGGCGTCGAGACAGGACAGCCAGTCGTGCATGTACTTGCCGACGTACGGGAGGAACTCGCCGTTCTCGCAGTCGCTCCAGTCGTGGGCGACGAGCGCGTCGGCCATCGCGGCGTACGCCTCGGCATAGGAATCCGCATCCGCCGCTGCATCGTCGACGACACGCCAGAGGTCCTCGTTGATTTCGAGCGCGGGGAGTTCCGAACGGAGGTCGTCGAACGTCGAGCGCTTGGCCTTGTTGTGTTGGCAGAGCGGCCCGCCAGTGACGATTTCCGTACCCACGACGTCACAGGCGCGCTTGAGGAAGACGCCGCTCCAGATGTCGTCGAACCGGCCCACGTCCCAGGGGTTGTCGTCCATCGGAAGCTGATAGAACGCGGGGATCACCTCGCGCCGGAAGGCGAGGTTCATCGAGCAGAGCGTGAGATACTGACCCTCTGCGGCGACGAATTTCCCCCCGAAATCCGCCTTCGAGAGGCGGGTCTCGGCCTGTCCCCGGAGATCACCGTCGGCGAGAATCCGGGCGGCATCGAGATCGGGGACGTTGGTCCACAAACCTTGGGAGGCGACGACGTTCGTGGCGCGCGTGCGGTCGGTCTCGACTTGCTCGTCCATCGCCGAATAGGGGTAGCCACGCGGATAGAGACCGTGTTCGTCGGCGTTCTCGTGGAGAACGTTCACCCACTGCTCGTCCGAGCGGACGCGCTCGACGTCGCCTTCGTACTCCAGATTCGAGAGATGCGTGCCGAAGAAGTCCTCGTCGGTGTGTGGGCGGGTGTCGTCGTCGATGAAAATCCCATACTGAAACTCGTTCGCCCAGCAGTAGAGCAGCCCGAAACTCGTCTGGGCGTGGCTCGCGGCGGGCACGAGGTGGGAGAACTCCGCGATGCCTTGCGTGCGATACCACTCCTCGCGGGCGGCACCATCGAAGACCGTCCCCGAGAGAGCGAGATCGTCGAGCATCGTTTCCATCGCGTCGGTATCACAGAAGTCCTCGGTCACGAGCACGGCGTGGAGACGGTCGGTATCGAAGTCGTGTTTGCGGGCGTTTGCGGCGTAGGCGCGGACGCACTCGAACTCGCGTATCGTGGGGACGACGACACAGATGTCGGCGGTCATTGTGATGTCGCGTGTTTTTAGGGCGGCCTAAAGAATCTGTCGCTGTCGGGCGCGGACGCCAGTACCGTTCGATGGTATCTGATGGGGTCGATGTACTCGATACCGACGGCGGGCGGCCGGGCGTGGCACAGATTTACGTAGCTACACGTAGAGGTTCGCAGTGGATACATGACGCTCGACACACAGACCTGCGTGGTCACCGGCGCGTCGCGGGGCATCGGGCGCGGCATCGCCGAGGAGTTCGGCGAGTGCGGCGCGGACGTCGTGGTGAACTACCGCTCCTCGGAAGCGGCCGCCCACGATGTCGTCGATGCGATCGAGGACGCCGGCGGGCGAGCGATTCCCGTACAGGCCGACGTCGCCGACTACGACGCGGTCCAGGCGATGGCCGAGGAGGTCAGAGACGTGTTCGGTCCCATCGACGTGCTCGTGAACAACGCCGGTCTCACCATCGACCGCACGTTCAAGAACATGAGCCACGAGGACTGGCAGCGCGTCATGGACGTGAATCTGGGCGGGGTCTACAACTGTACGCACTCGTTTTTCGACGACATCGTCGAGGCCGAGTGTGGCCGTCTCATCAACATTTCGAGCGTCGTCGGCCAGCAGGGCAACTACGGACAGTCGAACTACGCCACCACGAAAAGCGGTCTCTTCGGATTCACCCGCACCATCGCGCTCGAACTCGCCAGAACCGGCTCGACCGCCAACTGCGTCGCACCGGGATTCGTTCAGACGGATATGCTCGACGACGTCTCCGACCACGTTCAAGAGCAGATCCTGGAACGCATCCCCCTCGAACGGTTCGCCGAGGTCGACGACATCACCGGCATCGTCCGTTTCGTCGCGGGTCCCGAATCGAGCTACATGACCGGCCAGATACTCGCGGTCAACGGCGGCATGGAGTGGTAGCGTGGCCGCCGAGGACGACGCCGACGCCGGCGAGAGTCCCACAGGGGAGGAGTCGCCCGTCGAGGAACTTCGGCGGCGGCGCGCCGAGGTCGAACTTGGTGGCGGCGAAGACCGCATCGCGGCCCAGCACGACCGCGGGAAACTGACCGCCCGCGAGCGCATCGACTACCTGCTCGACGAGGGAAGTTTCGAGGAGTTCGACCGGTTCGTCGAACACCAGTCGACGAACTTCGACATGGACGAAAAGAAATACGCCGGCGACGGCGTGGTCACGGGCTACGGCGACGTCGATGGCCGCACGGTGTTCGTCTTCGCCCACGATTTCACAGTATTAGGCGGGTCGGTCGGCGAGGCGGTCGCCGACAAGATCTGCAAAGTGATGGACAAGGCCATCGAAAACGGCGTGCCCATCGTCGGACTCAACGATTCTGCCGGCGCACGCATCCAGGAGGGCATCGCCTCGCTCGCGGGCTTTGCCAAGATATTCCGACGGAACACGAAGGCGAGCGGTCTCGTGCCCCAGATCTCGGCGGTCATGGGTCCTTGCGCGGGCGGGGCGACCTACTCGCCGGCGCTGACCGACTTCACGCTCATGGTCGAGGACACTTCCCACATGATGATCACCGGCCCGAACGTCATCGAGACGGTCACCGGCGAACGGATCACGATGGAGGAACTCGGCGGGGCGACCACGCACGCGAGCGAGAGCGGCGTCGCGCACATGACCGCCGAGTCCGAAGCGGACGTTCTCGACGACATCAAACGGTTGCTATCCTATCTCCCGCAGAACAACGTCGAGGACCCGCCGCGCGTCGACTCGTGGGACGACCCCGACCGGCGCTGTGAGGTGGGGTCGATGGTTCCCGACGCGCCGCGCAAACCCTACGACGTGACGAGCGTAATCGGGGGTATCGTCGACGAGGACTCCTTCTTCGAGACCCACGGTGGGTTCGCGCGCACGCTCGTGACCGGTCTCGCGCGCATGGACGGCCGGCCCGTCGGTGTGGTCGCCAACCAGCCCTCGGCCAACGCCGGCACGTTGGACATCGAGGCGAGCCAGAAGGGCGCGCGGTTCGTCCGCTTCTGTGATTCGTTCAACCTTCCAGTATTGACGTTCGTCGACGTGCCGGGATTCATGCCCGGCACCGACCAAGAGCACAACGGCATCATCCGCCACGGCGCGAAACTCATCTACGCCTACGCCGAGGCCACGGTTCCCCTTCTCACCGTAATTCTCCGGAAGGCCTACGGGGGAGCCTACATCGTGATGGGGTCGAAACTGCTCGGGGCGGACACGAACTACGCGTGGCCCGGCGCGGAGACCGCGGTGCTGGGTCCGCGCGGTGCGGTGAACGTTCTGTATAGCGACGAGATCGAGAACGCCGACGACCCCGAGGCGACGCGACAGGCGCTGATGGAGGAGTACCGCGAGGAGTTCGCAAACCCCTACTCGGCGGCCGAGCGCGGCTACGTCGATGACGTCATCGAACCGACTGAGACCCGCCGGCGGCTCGTCCGCGACCTCGCCGTCCTCGACCGCAAGCGAACGGAGAGTCCGCCGAAAGACCACGGTAACATCCAACTCTGATGGCCTCATCCACATCCTCGACGGCCGAGACGGGTGAATCGAACACGACCAGCGACCAATCGAACGCGAACGACGTGTTTCCGGAGAACCTCCGTTTGTCGCTACCGGCGAGCGCCGATCGGGACGAGGCCGCGGCCATCGCCGCCGCCGTCGGGGCCTACCTCCGGGACCGCACGGCCGCCGCGGCGGCGGACGGTCCCGAACACTGCGACCGCTGGACGCTCTGTGGCCGGTTCGGTGGACGAACGCCGCCCCGCGAAGTTCGCCGTGGCGAGGAGTGGAAGGCGGCGGGACGGGCGCGTCGGTGACGCCGAAACAGCCATAACCGCGGCGGGAGAGGCGGGCGATATGAGCGAGAACGTGGCGGTCGTCGGCGCGTCGATGACGCAGTTCGGCAAGCGCGAGGCGTGGATCCGGGAGTTGCTCGCCGAAGCCGGCAAGGCGTGTCTCGACGACACGGGCGTCGAACCTCACGATGTCGAGCATCTCTATGTCTCGAACATGGCATCCGGCGAGTTCGAGGGGATGACTGGCGTGCCGAACGCGCTCGCCCACGACCTCGACTGTCTGCCGGCCTACACTCAGCGTGTGGACCAGACTTCTTCGAGTGGAGGCGCGGGAATGTACGCGGCATGGCAGTCGGTCGCCTCTGGCGCGAGCGAGATGACCCTCTTGGTCGGTGGCGAGAAGATGACCCATCGCTCGACGGGTGAAGCCACCGACGTCATTGCTTCGTTGACTCATCCCGTCGAGTACAAACACGGCGTGACGCTGCCGAGTTTCGCGGGACTGACCGCACGGCGTTATCTCGATCGCTACGATGCACCCCGGGAGAGTTTGGGCAAAGTCGCCGTGAAAAACCACAAAAACGGCGTCGACAACCCGCACGCCCAGTTTCGAAAGGAGGTCGGCCTCGACACGGTGCTGGAGAGCCCGATCGTCGCTGACCCACTCAGATTGTACGACTTCTGTCCGATCACCGACGGGAGCGCCGCGCTCATGTTCTGTCCGGAATCGGTCGCACGGGAGTACACCGACGAGTACGCCCTCATGTCGGGTGTGGGCGGCGCGACCGACACCCACGTGGTCCACGAGCGCGCGGAACCGACGGTGATGGGCGGCGTAGTCGAATCTGGAACGGAAGCCTACGCCATGAGTGGCTACGGTCCCGAGGACGTCGACGTGGCCGAACTCCACGACATGTTCACGATTCTCGAATTCCTCCAGATGGAGGGGCTGGAATTCGCCGAGCAGGGCGAAGCCTGGAAAGCGATCGAAGAGGGGACAACCGAACGCGACGGCGAACTGCCGATCAACACGTCCGGAGGACTGAAATCGAAGGGGCATCCCCTCGGGGCGAGCGGCGTTGCACAGGGCTACGAGATCTACAAACAACTACTGGGTGAGGCCGGTCCGCGACAGGTCGACGCCGACGTGGGACTCGCGTGCAACGTGGGTGGCTTTGGTAATTGTGTCATCACCACTATCATGGAGGCGGGCGCATGAGTCACGAGAACGTTGCTGACGCGGAGCCACGGATGGAAGCGGCCCGCTACGCCGACGGCTCGATCACCTACCCTCCCCATCCGCTCGGTTCCGACGGGAGCGAACCTGTCGATGTCGTGGACCTGAGTGAACACACGGCGACGGTCGTGACGTGGACGACGAGCACCGCACCGCCGCCCGGCGTCCGCGAGCCGAACCACCTCGCCATCGTCGAGTTCGACGTCGATGGCCAACCGGTGCGCGCGCTCGGCCAACTCACGACGAACGAGGTCGAAATCGGCGACGACGTAGCTCCCGTGTATACCGAAGAACTTCGGGACCCCGACGCCGGCATCAGAGAACCCGCGAGTCAGGATTGGGACGGCTACCGCTTCGAACCGACCGATTAGTGTGCGCCCGCCAGAACCCGTCGGCGCGTGTCGTCTTCTTCGTCTTGCTCTTCGTCGTCCTCCTCCAGTGCGTCGAGCGCCTCGCCGACGGTGTACGAGCGGTCCTCGTCGGCGTGCGGAAAGACGGCGCTGAGTCGGTCACCGTCGTAGACCGCGAGACTCATCATCGGCAGCACGAGCGCGGTGTGTGACTCGCCCGTTATCGACGAGTGGCACTCGCGCGTGCCGAAAAACGGGGCGAGGCTGACGCCACGCCTGCGTGCCCACTGATCGAACGCCGCGTAGGTGCGGTGAGTGTCGCGTTCGGCGGC
This window of the Halococcus sediminicola genome carries:
- a CDS encoding alpha-1 4-glucan-protein synthase, which encodes MTADICVVVPTIREFECVRAYAANARKHDFDTDRLHAVLVTEDFCDTDAMETMLDDLALSGTVFDGAAREEWYRTQGIAEFSHLVPAASHAQTSFGLLYCWANEFQYGIFIDDDTRPHTDEDFFGTHLSNLEYEGDVERVRSDEQWVNVLHENADEHGLYPRGYPYSAMDEQVETDRTRATNVVASQGLWTNVPDLDAARILADGDLRGQAETRLSKADFGGKFVAAEGQYLTLCSMNLAFRREVIPAFYQLPMDDNPWDVGRFDDIWSGVFLKRACDVVGTEIVTGGPLCQHNKAKRSTFDDLRSELPALEINEDLWRVVDDAAADADSYAEAYAAMADALVAHDWSDCENGEFLPYVGKYMHDWLSCLDALEPGSVAVPTAASADD
- a CDS encoding beta-ketoacyl-ACP reductase translates to MTLDTQTCVVTGASRGIGRGIAEEFGECGADVVVNYRSSEAAAHDVVDAIEDAGGRAIPVQADVADYDAVQAMAEEVRDVFGPIDVLVNNAGLTIDRTFKNMSHEDWQRVMDVNLGGVYNCTHSFFDDIVEAECGRLINISSVVGQQGNYGQSNYATTKSGLFGFTRTIALELARTGSTANCVAPGFVQTDMLDDVSDHVQEQILERIPLERFAEVDDITGIVRFVAGPESSYMTGQILAVNGGMEW
- a CDS encoding extracellular solute-binding protein, whose amino-acid sequence is MTRRAGDDATVDGRESANGSPLGRRRFLRSSAAVAGGALVAGCSSGGGGSNASGANGTGNATGNASGRTNGSAGTGNVSANESVGINSFRGSGPLVESRPPLKGPRIDDLPDLSGQLSIYLGGGEGGLYTQFLDLLQRMYPNFDVKLRTASSSQLANTLITEVQSGSSKADVFWAVDLGALGVVADNDATVKLPKKVVKPVPKEFHPNDQWVGVAGRARSVPYNTNKLSAKQVPQKVQKFTDSKQLQGSMGWAPTYGAFQSFVTAMRLLRGKKQTKNWLTGMQEQGISEYPDEFLVSNAVADGELAAGFANHYYALRVKAARPKAPIELAFTKGDAGALINAAGVEVIKGTDNRQLATNFVQHLLTAEAQEFFATRTFAYPMIPGVPPVGGLPTIDELNPPQIKLAKLSNLEPTLKLMRETGVL
- a CDS encoding acyl-CoA carboxylase subunit beta gives rise to the protein MAAEDDADAGESPTGEESPVEELRRRRAEVELGGGEDRIAAQHDRGKLTARERIDYLLDEGSFEEFDRFVEHQSTNFDMDEKKYAGDGVVTGYGDVDGRTVFVFAHDFTVLGGSVGEAVADKICKVMDKAIENGVPIVGLNDSAGARIQEGIASLAGFAKIFRRNTKASGLVPQISAVMGPCAGGATYSPALTDFTLMVEDTSHMMITGPNVIETVTGERITMEELGGATTHASESGVAHMTAESEADVLDDIKRLLSYLPQNNVEDPPRVDSWDDPDRRCEVGSMVPDAPRKPYDVTSVIGGIVDEDSFFETHGGFARTLVTGLARMDGRPVGVVANQPSANAGTLDIEASQKGARFVRFCDSFNLPVLTFVDVPGFMPGTDQEHNGIIRHGAKLIYAYAEATVPLLTVILRKAYGGAYIVMGSKLLGADTNYAWPGAETAVLGPRGAVNVLYSDEIENADDPEATRQALMEEYREEFANPYSAAERGYVDDVIEPTETRRRLVRDLAVLDRKRTESPPKDHGNIQL
- a CDS encoding Zn-ribbon domain-containing OB-fold protein gives rise to the protein MSHENVADAEPRMEAARYADGSITYPPHPLGSDGSEPVDVVDLSEHTATVVTWTTSTAPPPGVREPNHLAIVEFDVDGQPVRALGQLTTNEVEIGDDVAPVYTEELRDPDAGIREPASQDWDGYRFEPTD
- a CDS encoding HTH domain-containing protein, which encodes MEGVNSLPERNAQLELFVRSSVPAAARDSQSTVRERLRALEATEGIDGTTVRTWEKRIPVDAGAAERDTHRTYAAFDQWARRRGVSLAPFFGTRECHSSITGESHTALVLPMMSLAVYDGDRLSAVFPHADEDRSYTVGEALDALEEDDEEQDEEDDTRRRVLAGAH
- a CDS encoding cupredoxin domain-containing protein, producing the protein MKGHDFDRRTVLKGGVASLVAAAGLAGCTGGAQTGGNDSGANGSSTDGSGSNGSANGSGSGDRKVRVVLKEWRVKPDAKSVPAGNVTFDAVNEGHEVHELVVRQRNDDGAYEKLDEVDDIAKGTSKKLRTKLDPGTYELACLIVEEEEGETEDHYKLGMHETIEATKQG
- a CDS encoding thiolase family protein, with translation MSENVAVVGASMTQFGKREAWIRELLAEAGKACLDDTGVEPHDVEHLYVSNMASGEFEGMTGVPNALAHDLDCLPAYTQRVDQTSSSGGAGMYAAWQSVASGASEMTLLVGGEKMTHRSTGEATDVIASLTHPVEYKHGVTLPSFAGLTARRYLDRYDAPRESLGKVAVKNHKNGVDNPHAQFRKEVGLDTVLESPIVADPLRLYDFCPITDGSAALMFCPESVAREYTDEYALMSGVGGATDTHVVHERAEPTVMGGVVESGTEAYAMSGYGPEDVDVAELHDMFTILEFLQMEGLEFAEQGEAWKAIEEGTTERDGELPINTSGGLKSKGHPLGASGVAQGYEIYKQLLGEAGPRQVDADVGLACNVGGFGNCVITTIMEAGA